Proteins co-encoded in one Setaria viridis chromosome 9, Setaria_viridis_v4.0, whole genome shotgun sequence genomic window:
- the LOC117841081 gene encoding protein NUCLEAR FUSION DEFECTIVE 4 has translation MAFASGDGGGGGPQVLTARFVRQVVLGRWFMVFACLLILSASGATYIFGIYSKVLKSSLGYDQRTLNTLSFFKDLGANVGVLSGLINEVTPPWVVLAMGAAMNLVGYLMIYLAIDGRTARPPVWLMCIYICVGANSQSFANTGALVTCVKNFPESRGIVLGLLKGFVGLSGAIFTQLYLAIYGDDAKSLVLLIAWLPAAVSILFVHTIRIMPYPRPTRRGAAAGASSATSNDAFFCFLYISIALATYLLVMIVVQKQVNFSHAAYGVSAAALLLVLFLPLAVVVKQEYKIQKELQESLREHPTVTVEKPAADLQMVAADEPAANKSQLQSTTEQTEETSPPPSGCLGSCLRHMFSPPAQGEDYTILQALVSVDMLVLFLATICGVGGTLTAIDNMGQIGQSLGYPAKSINTFVSLISIWNYAGRVTSGFASEIFLTRYRFPRPLMLTLVLLLSCVGHLLIAFGVPQSLYAASVVIGFCFGAQWPLLFAIISEVFGLKYYSTLYNFGSVASPIGAYVLNVRVAGGLYDAEAARQHGGSLAGGDKTCIGVQCFRKAFLIITAATVAGALVSLVLVWRTRKFYKGDIYAKFRDNAAAAAAAAEEEDLKRPKETEGESTEVNGRTG, from the coding sequence ATGGCGTTCGCgtccggggacggcggcggcggcgggccgcagGTGCTGACGGCGCGGTTCGTCCGGCAGGTGGTGTTGGGCCGTTGGTTCATGGTGTTCGCGTGCCTGCTCATCCTGTCGGCGTCGGGGGCGACGTACATCTTCGGCATCTACTCCAAGGTGCTCAAGTCGTCGCTGGGCTACGACCAGCGCACGCTCAACACGCTCTCCTTCTTCAAGGACCTGGGCGCCAACGTCGGCGTCCTCTCGGGCCTCATCAACGAGGTGACGCCGCCGTGGGTGGTGCTCGCCATGGGCGCCGCCATGAACCTGGTTGGCTACCTCATGATTTACCTCGCCATCGACGGGCGTACGGCGCGGCCCCCCGTGTGGCTCATGTGCATCTACATCTGCGTGGGCGCCAACTCGCAGTCCTTCGCCAACACGGGCGCGCTCGTCACCTGCGTCAAGAACTTCCCCGAGAGCAGGGGCATCGTGCTGGGCCTGCTCAAGGGCTTCGTCGGCCTCAGCGGCGCCATCTTCACGCAGCTCTACCTCGCCATCTACGGCGACGATGCCAAGTCGCTCGTGCTGCTCATCGCCtggctccccgccgccgtctccatcctCTTCGTCCACACCATCCGCATCATGCCGTACCCGCGCCCCACCcggcgtggcgccgccgccggcgcgtcgtCGGCGACCAGCAACGACGctttcttctgcttcctctacATATCCATCGCGCTCGCGACCTACCTCCTCGTCATGATCGTCGTGCAGAAGCAGGTCAACTTCTCGCACGCCGCCTACGGGgtgtccgccgccgcgctgctcctcgtcctcttcctgcccctcgccgtcgtcgtcaagCAGGAGTACAAGATCCAGAAGGAGCTCCAGGAGTCCCTCCGCGAGCACCCCACCGTGACCGTCGAGAAGCCAGCTGCTGACCTGCAGATGGTGGCAGCTGATGAGCCGGCGGCCAACAAGAGCCAGCTGCAGAGCACCACTGAACAAACAGAGgagacgtcgccgccgccgtccggctGCCTGGGCTCGTGCCTCCGGCACATGTTCAGCCCGCCCGCGCAGGGGGAGGACTACACGATCCTGCAGGCGCTGGTGAGCGTGGACATGCTGGTGCTGTTCCTGGCGACCATCTGCGGCGTGGGCGGCACGCTGACGGCGATCGACAACATGGGCCAGATCGGGCAGTCCCTGGGGTACCCGGCCAAGAGCATTAACACCTTCGTCTCCCTCATCAGCATCTGGAACTACGCGGGGCGCGTCACCTCCGGGTTCGCCTCGGAGATCTTCCTGACCCGGTACAGGTTCCCGCGGCCGCTGATGCTGACGCTGGTGCTCCTGCTCTCGTGCGTGGGCCACCTCCTCATCGCCTTCGGCGTGCCGCAGTCCCTCTACGCGGCGTCGGTGGTGATCGGCTTCTGCTTCGGCGCGCAGTGGCCGCTGCTGTTCGCCATCATCTCCGAGGTGTTCGGGCTCAAGTACTACTCCACGCTCTACAACTTCGGGTCCGTCGCGAGCCCCATCGGCGCCTACGTGCTCAACGTCCGCGTCGCCGGCGGGCTCTACGACGCCGAGGCCGCCAGGCAGCACGGCGGgtccctcgccggcggcgacaagaCCTGCATCGGCGTGCAGTGCTTCCGCAAGGCGTTCCTCATCATCACCGCCGCCACGGTGGCCGGGGCGCTCGTGTCGCTGGTGCTCGTGTGGCGGACCAGGAAGTTCTACAAGGGAGACATCTACGCCAAGTTCAGGGacaacgccgccgctgccgccgccgccgccgaggaggaggatctCAAGCGGCCCAAGGAGACGGAGGGGGAGTCAACGGAGGTCAACGGGAGGACGGGCTAG
- the LOC117840232 gene encoding SEC12-like protein 1, with product MAGNGGEGAALGKVTCAAWIRRRDDDGPTGVSRLLVAFGRGATASSPPLLELLEFDVRASALASEPLARVVLGEDAADMARAIAVHPGGRELVCATAKGCRVFKLVYRDFGVHLISREASPLQSVGPQKCLTFSTDGAKFAIGGEDGHLRIFHWQSLNVILDEPKAHKSFRDMDISLDSEFLVSTSIDGSARIWKVDEGSPLVNLTRSPDEKIECCRFSRDGTKPFLFCTLVKGHDVWTMAVDISNWKRIGYKKLSAKPISTLSVSLDGKYLALGTCDGNFCVVEVQKMEVAHWSKKVHLGSPISSIEFCPTERVVISTSHQWGAEITKLDVPPEWKVWQIWLVLLTLFVSSAVLFYLFFKHARIHS from the exons ATGGCGGGGAACGGCGGCGAGGGTGCGGCGCTCGGGAAGGTGACATGCGCGGCGTGGATACGGCGGCGGGACGATGACGGGCCGACCGGCGTCAGCCGCCTCCTCGTCGCGTTCGGCCGCGGCGCCACGGCCTCGTCCCCGCCGCTCCTCGAGCTCCTCGAGTTCGACGTCAGGGCCTCCGCCCTCGCCTCCGAGCCCCTG GCGAGGGTCGTCTTGGGCGAGGATGCAGCCGACATGGCGCGGGCGATCGCCGTGCACCCCGGCGGCCGGGAGTTGGTCTGCGCCACCGCCAAAGGGTGCAG GGTGTTCAAGCTGGTTTATAGAGATTTTGGTGTCCACCTTATTTCAAGAGAAGCTTCACCTCTCCAATCTGTTGGGCCTCAGAAATGTTTAACATTCAGCACTGATGGTGCTAAGTTTGCTATTGGTGGTGAG GATGGACACCTCAGAATATTTCATTGGCAAAGTCTCAATGTGATTTTGGACGAACCTAAAGCTCACAAATCTTTCCGTGACATGGACATCAG CTTGGATTCAGAATTTTTAGTTTCGACATCCATTGATGGTTCTGCGAGAATATGGAAGGTTGATGAGGGGTCTCCACTTGTCAATTTGACAAGATCTCCG GATGAGAAGATTGAGTGCTGCCGTTTTTCTAGGGATGGAACTAAACCTTTCCTGTTCTGCACACTTGTAAAAG GGCATGACGTTTGGACTATGGCTGTGGACATAAGTAACTGGAAGAGAATCGGATACAAAAAACTTTCAGCTAAGCCCATTTCCACACTCTCCGTTAGCTTGGATGGGAAGTATCTTGCACT AGGAACCTGTGACGGCAACTTTTGTGTCGTGGAAGTACAGAAGATGGAAGTTGCTCACTGGAGCAAGAAGGTTCATCTTGGCTCTCCAATTTCTTCAATTGAATTTTGCCCTACTGAAAG GGTTGTAATCTCCACCTCACATCAATGGGGAGCAGAGATAACAAAACTTGACGTCCCTCCTGAATGGAAAG TGTGGCAAATCTGGCTGGTACTGTTAACCCTCTTCGTGTCATCGGCCGTCCTCTTCTACCTGTTCTTCAAGCATGCAAGAATTCACTCGTGA